In one window of Terriglobales bacterium DNA:
- a CDS encoding stomatin-like protein: MEPALFVTFVLALLVIITLWKTAVVVPQQNAYIVERLGKYHETMNAGFHILVPFVDVIRYRHSLKETAQDIPEQICITRDNVQVAVDGILYLRVLDAHKASYGISNYLFAIQQLAQTTLRSEVGKIELDRTFEERSHINNQVVSELDKATEPWGIKVLRYEIKNITPPRDVLASMEKQMRAEREKRAAVLTSEGVRDSAINTAEGEKQQVIKASEARRQQQINEAEGQAAAILAVATATAEGIRKVAETIEGPGGMQAVQLRVAEQYITQFGNLAKAANSIIMPANVSDIAGMIATAMSVIQRPQAR, encoded by the coding sequence ATGGAACCGGCGCTATTTGTCACCTTCGTCCTGGCTCTGCTGGTCATCATCACCCTGTGGAAGACCGCAGTGGTGGTACCGCAGCAGAACGCCTACATCGTCGAGCGCCTGGGTAAGTACCACGAGACAATGAATGCCGGTTTCCACATCCTGGTGCCGTTCGTGGACGTCATCCGCTACCGGCATTCCTTGAAGGAAACGGCCCAGGACATCCCGGAGCAGATCTGCATCACGCGGGACAACGTGCAGGTGGCCGTGGACGGCATCCTGTATCTGCGGGTCCTCGACGCCCATAAGGCCTCTTACGGCATTTCCAACTACCTTTTTGCCATCCAGCAGCTCGCCCAGACCACGCTGCGCAGCGAGGTGGGCAAGATCGAACTGGACCGCACCTTCGAGGAGCGCTCCCACATCAACAACCAGGTGGTGAGCGAGCTGGACAAAGCCACCGAGCCTTGGGGCATCAAGGTGCTGCGCTATGAGATCAAGAACATCACGCCGCCCCGCGATGTGCTGGCTTCGATGGAAAAGCAGATGCGTGCCGAGCGTGAGAAGCGCGCAGCCGTTCTGACTTCCGAGGGCGTGCGCGACTCCGCCATCAACACCGCCGAGGGTGAAAAGCAGCAGGTCATCAAGGCCTCGGAGGCGCGCCGCCAGCAGCAAATCAACGAGGCCGAAGGCCAGGCGGCCGCGATTCTGGCCGTGGCCACCGCCACCGCGGAGGGTATCCGCAAGGTGGCGGAAACCATCGAAGGCCCGGGCGGGATGCAGGCAGTCCAGTTGCGGGTGGCCGAGCAGTACATCACCCAGTTCGGCAACCTGGCCAAGGCGGCCAATAGCATCATCATGCCCGCCAACGTGAGCGATATCGCCGGGATGATCGCCACCGCCATGAGCGTGATCCAGCGCCCGCAAGCGCGCTGA